One region of Xylanibacillus composti genomic DNA includes:
- a CDS encoding sugar ABC transporter permease, which yields MSAEPKPKITTGPARKIIWFKMDIRAYSMIAALIAIWLLFSFMSDAFLTPRNLSNLFLQMSVTAILAIGMVLVIVAGQIDLSVGSILGFTGGVAAVLNVWYDWNTIPVILVTVLLGAVIGFVQGWWVAYRAVPAFIVTLGGMLIYRGLLLMVSRSQTVAPLDPSLRYVGQEYVVPVLGYMLAGAAVAFVILNTLRKRRARRKYGFELDPMMLDAGKVVLTAMLILLFVLVMNQYQGIPVPFIIVIVLALVFTFIAKHTVFGRQVYALGGNPEAARLSGINIKQRLLMVFVLNGTLAAIAGIIYTSRLNAGTTSAGEMMELDAIAACVIGGTSLMGGAGTIIGAVIGALVMASLDNGMSIMNLDSYWQFVVKGSILILAVWIDIYSRQRKNHV from the coding sequence ATGAGTGCAGAGCCAAAACCGAAAATAACGACCGGGCCTGCCCGCAAGATTATCTGGTTCAAGATGGATATTCGCGCATACAGCATGATTGCGGCCTTGATCGCGATATGGCTGCTATTTTCCTTCATGAGCGATGCCTTCCTGACACCGCGCAACTTGTCCAATTTATTTTTGCAAATGTCGGTCACCGCTATTCTCGCTATTGGCATGGTCTTGGTTATAGTAGCCGGGCAAATCGATTTGTCTGTTGGATCTATCCTGGGCTTCACCGGCGGCGTTGCAGCTGTCCTGAACGTCTGGTATGACTGGAACACGATTCCGGTCATTCTTGTGACTGTGCTTCTCGGTGCGGTTATTGGATTTGTCCAGGGGTGGTGGGTGGCTTACCGTGCGGTGCCCGCGTTTATCGTCACTTTGGGCGGTATGCTGATCTATCGAGGGCTCCTCTTGATGGTCAGCCGCAGCCAGACAGTGGCCCCGCTTGATCCGTCCCTTCGTTATGTCGGCCAGGAATATGTTGTGCCGGTGTTAGGCTATATGCTTGCAGGCGCAGCGGTCGCGTTCGTTATCTTGAATACGCTGCGCAAGCGCAGGGCGCGCCGCAAATACGGGTTTGAGCTCGATCCGATGATGCTCGATGCCGGCAAGGTTGTGCTGACCGCCATGTTGATTCTGCTTTTCGTCCTTGTCATGAACCAGTATCAGGGCATTCCGGTGCCTTTTATTATCGTAATCGTGCTAGCACTGGTGTTCACCTTTATTGCCAAACATACGGTATTCGGCAGACAAGTATACGCGCTTGGCGGCAATCCGGAGGCTGCCCGCTTGTCCGGTATCAATATCAAGCAGAGGCTGCTGATGGTGTTTGTGTTGAACGGTACGCTGGCAGCTATTGCCGGGATTATCTATACATCGCGCTTGAATGCCGGGACGACCAGCGCCGGGGAAATGATGGAACTGGATGCCATTGCCGCGTGCGTGATCGGCGGCACAAGCTTGATGGGCGGTGCTGGAACAATAATCGGCGCAGTAATCGGCGCGCTTGTCATGGCTAGTCTCGACAACGGCATGAGTATTATGAATCTGGACAGCTACTGGCAATTTGTCGTGAAGGGCTCGATATTGATTCTGGCTGTTTGGATCGATATTTACAGCAGACAGAGAAAAAACCATGTGTAA
- a CDS encoding xylose ABC transporter ATP-binding protein, whose product MAAIALEMRNITKTFPGVKALDQVTFQVNQGEIHALCGENGAGKSTLMKILSGLYPADSFEGEIYMNGVRQQFQHIKDAEQAGIAIIYQELALVRQMKVSENLFLGNEPRRFGIIQWDEVNRESERWLREVGLRGIKPDQIAGTLGIGQQQLVEIAKALSKHAKILILDEPTAALTEHEVEILLNILKDFRSRGVTCIYISHKLNEVFEIADTITVLRDGQTVATKPASELSEDQVISLMVGREIKERFPRVEAIPGSTVLSVQNYTIWSKDLPGVKVVEDVSFEARSGEILGIAGLMGSGRTELVMSLFGAYPGKAEGKVLLDGKPVRFKNTGQAIQAGMALVSEDRKKDGLVLGMSIQNNISMPSLGRFSPGGVIDENREVQEAWHYHRSLRVKAPSVETIVGTLSGGNQQKVVIGKWLMTEPKVLILDEPTRGIDVGAKYEIYTIMNELVRKGVAIIMISSELPEVLGMSHRILVLGEGRMRGEFHHAEATQERIMTAATGGK is encoded by the coding sequence ATGGCTGCAATTGCGTTGGAAATGAGGAATATTACGAAGACGTTCCCGGGCGTGAAAGCGCTGGATCAGGTTACTTTCCAGGTGAATCAAGGGGAGATTCATGCGTTGTGCGGAGAGAACGGTGCTGGCAAATCGACCCTTATGAAGATTCTGAGCGGCTTGTATCCTGCAGACAGCTTCGAAGGCGAAATTTATATGAATGGCGTGCGTCAGCAATTCCAGCATATTAAGGATGCGGAACAGGCCGGTATAGCGATCATTTACCAGGAGCTGGCTTTAGTCAGGCAAATGAAGGTGAGTGAGAATTTGTTCCTGGGGAACGAGCCGAGGCGATTTGGCATCATTCAGTGGGACGAGGTTAATCGCGAAAGCGAGCGCTGGCTTAGGGAGGTTGGACTTCGAGGCATTAAGCCAGATCAGATTGCCGGTACATTGGGCATCGGCCAGCAGCAGCTTGTGGAAATTGCCAAAGCGCTCTCCAAACATGCGAAAATATTAATTTTGGATGAGCCAACTGCTGCTCTGACTGAGCATGAGGTGGAAATTCTGTTGAATATCCTGAAGGATTTCCGCAGTCGCGGCGTGACGTGCATTTATATTTCTCATAAGTTGAATGAAGTTTTTGAAATTGCGGATACGATTACGGTGCTGAGAGATGGCCAAACGGTGGCCACGAAGCCTGCCTCCGAGTTGTCAGAGGACCAGGTGATCTCCCTGATGGTAGGCAGAGAAATCAAGGAGCGCTTTCCGCGCGTCGAGGCTATTCCGGGAAGTACGGTTCTATCGGTTCAGAATTACACGATATGGAGCAAGGATCTTCCTGGTGTGAAAGTGGTGGAGGATGTTTCCTTCGAGGCGCGAAGCGGGGAGATACTGGGAATCGCCGGACTGATGGGTTCTGGCCGGACCGAGCTGGTGATGAGCTTGTTCGGCGCCTATCCCGGCAAGGCAGAAGGCAAGGTGCTGCTGGACGGCAAGCCGGTGCGGTTCAAGAATACGGGCCAAGCGATACAGGCTGGTATGGCACTCGTTTCCGAGGACCGGAAGAAGGACGGGCTGGTGCTCGGAATGAGCATTCAGAACAATATAAGCATGCCCAGCCTCGGCCGTTTTTCTCCCGGCGGTGTCATTGACGAGAATCGAGAGGTGCAGGAAGCTTGGCATTACCACCGTTCGCTGCGGGTGAAAGCTCCCTCTGTAGAGACGATAGTAGGTACGCTGAGCGGCGGCAATCAGCAGAAGGTCGTCATTGGGAAGTGGCTCATGACCGAACCGAAGGTGTTGATTCTGGATGAGCCGACACGCGGCATTGATGTAGGCGCCAAGTACGAAATTTATACCATTATGAATGAGCTGGTCAGGAAGGGCGTGGCCATCATCATGATTTCTTCCGAGCTGCCGGAAGTGCTTGGCATGAGTCATCGCATCTTGGTATTGGGCGAAGGGCGCATGCGCGGCGAGTTCCATCATGCTGAGGCCACGCAAGAACGTATTATGACTGCTGCTACAGGAGGGAAGTAA
- the xylF gene encoding D-xylose ABC transporter substrate-binding protein, with protein MKTWGIVLGTAVLVLMLAACGGGNASTGGSSNGSGGGGDDKIVIGFSLDTLQEERWERDRDLFVERAKELGAEVNVQSANSDDAKQIAQAENLISQGVDVLVVVPHNADAAAAIVEKAHAAGIKVLSYDRLIKNSDVDLYVSFDNERVGEMQAQAIVEAAPAGKYVYIGGSDTDNNAHLFKQGAFNILQPKIDAGEIEIVYDQWTKDWNPANALANMENALTANNNDIDAVVAANDGTAGGVIQALTAQGLAGKIPVSGQDAELAAAQRIVEGTQTMTVYKPIRELARTSAELAVKMAKGEEIETDNTVNNAKIDVPSILLDPIAVTKDNMDDTIIADGFHSREDVYKNVE; from the coding sequence ATGAAAACGTGGGGGATTGTTCTTGGGACTGCCGTCTTGGTCCTGATGCTCGCCGCATGCGGAGGCGGCAACGCGAGCACCGGCGGCAGCAGCAACGGCAGCGGCGGCGGCGGTGACGACAAGATTGTGATCGGCTTCTCACTCGACACGCTGCAGGAGGAACGTTGGGAGCGGGATCGGGACTTGTTCGTCGAGCGGGCCAAGGAGCTTGGTGCGGAGGTTAATGTGCAATCGGCGAATAGCGATGACGCCAAGCAGATTGCCCAGGCCGAGAATCTGATCAGCCAAGGGGTTGACGTCCTGGTTGTCGTGCCGCACAACGCGGATGCCGCGGCAGCTATTGTGGAGAAAGCCCATGCGGCTGGCATCAAAGTGTTGTCGTATGACCGACTGATTAAGAATTCTGATGTGGATCTCTACGTATCCTTTGACAATGAGCGCGTTGGGGAGATGCAGGCCCAGGCAATCGTCGAAGCTGCCCCTGCCGGCAAATATGTGTACATTGGCGGATCAGATACAGACAATAACGCGCATCTGTTCAAGCAAGGAGCCTTTAACATATTGCAGCCGAAGATCGACGCAGGGGAAATCGAGATTGTGTATGACCAGTGGACGAAGGATTGGAATCCGGCAAACGCCTTGGCCAACATGGAGAATGCGCTGACAGCGAACAACAATGACATCGACGCTGTGGTAGCTGCCAATGACGGCACGGCAGGCGGCGTTATTCAAGCATTGACCGCTCAAGGACTGGCAGGCAAAATCCCGGTATCCGGACAGGATGCGGAGCTGGCTGCCGCTCAGCGGATCGTGGAAGGTACACAGACGATGACTGTTTACAAGCCGATTCGCGAGCTGGCGCGCACTTCCGCTGAATTGGCGGTCAAGATGGCCAAGGGAGAAGAAATCGAAACTGACAACACAGTCAATAATGCGAAGATCGATGTGCCTTCGATTTTGCTCGATCCGATCGCAGTCACGAAGGACAATATGGACGATACGATCATTGCAGACGGCTTCCATTCCAGAGAGGATGTATATAAGAACGTGGAGTAA
- the rpmE gene encoding 50S ribosomal protein L31, which produces MKTEIQPKYHVTTATCACGNTFETGSVKENLRVEICSVCHPFFTGKQKFLDAGGRVDKFKKKYGM; this is translated from the coding sequence ATGAAAACGGAAATTCAGCCGAAATATCACGTAACGACCGCTACTTGCGCTTGCGGCAATACGTTTGAGACGGGTTCGGTTAAAGAAAATCTGCGCGTGGAAATTTGCTCGGTTTGCCATCCATTCTTTACAGGGAAACAGAAGTTTCTGGATGCCGGCGGCCGCGTAGACAAGTTCAAGAAGAAATACGGCATGTAA